The window AGTTTTAAGGAAAGTCTTGCATTTAGAGTAAAAATATTCTAGATGGCAGATCTGGAAGAGGCGGATCTGGAgggccgcatgcttcatcaaccaacTCCAACGaaaaacactagttttattcttattattttcaatttcattatgaacaaattttattttctagagttttgatgtagtctagcattgaacacataatttatattctaagttgttatattttcaatattttcataattgagtgtttattttttgttcttaatgcttgtaattttctaactaagtattgtttgatctattgaatcgtaatgagaccgagaggtgatttgtgattaaagttctAGAATTCATcaccattagttgagtgaaagtagagatactttaccgtcattagtgtgattttcaagaaaaattcaaagaacttaatgagtctccaattagttaattttagatgagaaatgatagttacagtcgtgagtatgtAAAAGCCTcgtaatcatttttaaaaaaatgaataaatagagaatctacataaaaaaaaaaaaaaattaattttttaataataaacggtattatttttcaaaataattatacaatatttatacactccaCAACAATAAATATGATTACTCTTTTCCCTCAAACCAATAATGGAGATGAACTCTTACATGTTGAGTGTGAGAACTACATCATTTCCAATTTTCCAGCTTTCAGCTTACCATCATTTTATAGTGGATctaactattttatataaacctGTCCGCTATCATTGGAGTCGGAGACCGGAGATGGAGAATCTGACTCCGTCCTTAGATGGCGCCTCTACAACCTACTTCatcctttttataaatattaacaaTGGATcgataaatattatcaattttatataaaacaagtTGATGAAAACCTGCCGGAATATATGGTTCATCGCCTAAAGGGCAACTAATTGAATACAAGTGGTTGCCCAAGAATGAAAGGAATATGTATAACTCAAAATGTTTATCTTATTATGGGTTGACCCTAACCCATTTTGACCAATTCATTGGTATTCTGAGTAGTTAGTTAACTGGGTTTGATGGCCTAGTTGACTGTGTCGTCCGGTTTGTTTTTTATCTTGACTTGATCTGATcgattaaaattataatattttattattttaataatatttaaaaaaaaaaacttcttccttTATCTGAATATCTCTATTAtagacattttatttaatattattttatttattttcataattactttgTTTGAGAAATTCATTGGCAATCCATATCGAAGGCTTTGAAAGATTAAAGTGATAGGTTGCTTAAGTGACCTCTATCATGGAAATTTTTTCCTTGGcctaaaaaatgtcaaaaaaagaaaaagaaaaaaaaaattcaatggatTGTATCCATGCGAATAACAATCTGTCCAAAGCAAGGTTGTTACTTGGCCAGATCAAAGATAGTATAAGGCAGTTGAAATCAACCTATGTATTCAATACTTGGCCAGGTCAAAGATAGTATAAGGCAGTTGAATGTAAGTTGTGTAATTTTGGGATCAACCTATGTATTCAATACTTGGCTAAAAGGAAGACTATTTTAAACCTGTCCGCTATAGTACTGGATCtaactattttatataagagaactaaaaaacaaaagcacAAGTACGAAAGCTGCCAACTCGCACAGATTCAATGCAGGATTAGGTGTGGGTGGATGACTTGCCTGCATCGGCATGTCTTATGCAtctttatatttgcataatattttattaaattaaatctatattaaattatatatttttaaaattttacataactattcactctttaaatattattttattatttttttctctcttattcattaaaatcaattttatagaatttgtattaaaataattttaatatataaaatttatattaagttgatgatacaaaatattttttaatacatattaatatttattgataaactgatgattttgatatataaaattggtaatatttagatatatgaaattggtatTTTTTAGCACATGGTgctaatcataaaatatataaaaaaataataattttaagaaaaaaaattattattatttaattcaaagatgtataattcaatgtgagagtgttttttttatatataaaatcaatattcaaaagatgtaattttaaagagaataaatatagatagcaGCCACTGTTTAGAAGCAAccattttgtacacatgataTGGTATCATCTAGACCCTACATTTCCTCAAGTCTAATTTACCATCCAACCAAGAAAGAGACaataagagagaaagagatgagagagagaccgagaatGTGTTttgcagaggaaaaaaaaaaacaaatggaccACATGCATCTACGTAGTGTGTACATTATGTGTACTGCTACAGTAGATACTATATAGAAGGACTCTTTTAAAGATGCATATAGAAAAAGCAAGGTTAGTGCTCTAATAAGACGCGGAGCTCCAGATACTGAACTCCACGTTCATTAACCCCACCATGTCGTAACTTTCTCGCCACCTTAACTTTCTTGTTCACCACTCCATGATTGGTTTGAGGGAAAATTTGGATTCAATTACTGTTTCTATTGCATCCCATGCATCATGCACCCTGCTCGTAGCCCCTACATTAGGTTATAATGAAAAAGCCTCTTTATAAAGGGTAGAATACTCAATCCAAGGTTCAAGGTTAAGAAACTTCAAAGTTTTTAATTCCTTTGTTATTTGATCAAGCCATTTACCATATAACATGAAGAGTCCGAGAGTTCAACACCTTTTGGCTACTAAGCAAATTGGCAAAGTTGAAAGTAAAACATTTATGTGTAATTTCATGGGACATTAATGTTTAGATTTCACCGTACAACATTACAGCTGCGACACATAAGCCGAAAACAAACTGCGTATATGCTTGGAGAGAACATTACAATAATGCTTTGGGTCTTAGGTACTGAAGAACTTTTGTATGCTGTGTGTAAAAGCTACATTGGTGGTGCTATACCCACCATCCACGACTAGGTTGAGCCCACTCACGTACTTGGACTCCTCACTCGCCAAGAACAATGCTGCCTCTGCTATATCTCCAGCTTCCAAAACCACCCCTTTCAAATTTGCAGCTTCGCGTACAATTCCTTCGAATTTTTTCTTGTCTATTCCTCCCCTTTTGAGCACCATAGGGGTGGCCACACCAAACGGTGATATGCAATTGACTCTGATTCCGTACTGTCCCAATTCAACGCACAAATTCTTGGTTAGTCCCACTAAGGCATGCTTGGACGCCGTGTATAGGTGTGAAGTTGGCCCGTGTGTCACTGATGCAGAGCTTGAAGTGAACAAAATGGTTCCCTTTTTCTCAGGGATCATTACTTTGGCGGCATGTTTTGCCCCCAAGAGTGACCCCAAGACATTCACGCCAAAGACTTTCTTGTACTCTTCCTGATTGAGGGCACAGATATCTGACGTTTCTGGGTCAGAATAGCCTGCGTTGTTGAACATTATGTCGAGTTTCCCATGCTTCGACACCGCAGTGTCGACAGCATTCTTGACATCAGGCTCGTTAGTGACGTCGCAGTGGACATAGGAAACGGCACCATCAGTGCTTTTGTCGTCGCAAATAGAGAGACCAAGCTCGTCTTGGACGTCAGCAATGACGACCTTAGCACCATGTTGAGCGAATAGCCTTGCACTGCTCTCACCAATCCCACTCGCACCTCCGGTTATCAACGCAACCTTGCCTGCTAATCTGTACAATCCAAGTGAAATATAAAGATCTATAGAGAAACAGAGAACAAATTAAAGAACGTATCAAAGTGTTTATTGTCTAAAAAAACTCCAAGGGTAGTTTCTATTGCTTACCTCTTAGCAATGGGTGCTAGCAAGCTGGAAGCTGCGCTGTTCATATTCAACTTCTTATTGTTTTTGTAATGTTGACGAATGTAGCGATCAGCTCCGGTATGGGGAGCAATTTATAAGGAAACTTTGAATGCACGTGATGCAATATgtatagtaaatatatatttgttgccATCACTTTGAACGTTGAATGCTcaagtaaagattaatattgCTTCTCTCCatgcttttcttaatggaaaatgatagcggtggctcccgctgggagtCGTCGCTGActctataatgtattttttaatatatttgttttacaattatttttatataaatttatttaacaatcttaaatatttaaaaaaaataaaaaaatatttataatattattaaaaaatacttccttaatcacgaaataaataaaaaagtaattattttttacattaaagaaatattttttaataatttttttattttataattaaagaattattttttaataatattataaatttattttattttttttaaatatttaaaaatattaaaaaaatttctataaaaaataattataaaaaaaatacataaaaaaatactagagcCAACGGTGGCTCTAGCAGTACTCTTGCTTAATATGTAAGTGGCCGACCATTCCTACCGCTTGGTTGGTAGAAATTTATTAAGCCAGCCAATACTTTTTGACTTATGATTAAAGGTAATCATAGTCTTCACACTTCCATTGTCCAGAGAGTTAAATGATTTTTTGCTGCTTATTTGGAAATAATTCAGATcctctcaaaactcaaatatatatttagtcttTAAATTTCCCATTCTTGAACATGCTCTAAACTCATAATCACCATCTTATTGTAGTTAAAAGGGTGGCATTGGGGTCAGCAAAACCAAATCCTTTCTTTTAACACAAATTCTGATTGCAAGTCAGCATGCAGGATTTGGGGTTTGTTTAAAATTGAAAGTCAGACTGAAAGTATTTATATGGACATACACACATGTTAAAAGACTCTTTTTATATGtctatctcattttcatttgaaaaccaaatttattagtaaaaatgGAGAGGACTTTGGTCCGGAGCATATTTGTCATGGGGCATGTTTCATTTGTTGAGTCTTGCCGTCCATAGATCaattttgtaaaatgtttgAATTGCTTAATCTTATTTGTTTGCTATAAATCATGTTCAACCTCTTCATCTATGTCACGTAGTTGATGGGGCTGGATATACGAGTCATATAATCTTCGGCACTTATTTGCAAGAGATGTATACAATTGAATGAGCTTTTGGGCAATTGAATAAGGGTGGGCGATTCTCTATGTCATCTTCTAAAAATGGAACAACAAGTCAAAaagggagaaagagtcattcctgATCCGCTATGACAATTCGGGCCCCGATCGGTGTGGTGTGGAGCCCCTACTGGTGGCTGTACAtgaacatgaacgtgaacatgaatcTTGAATCTTGACCTgaataacatgaacgtgaacttgaagcGTGgctgaacatgaacatgaacttgaacataacatgaatgtgaacttgaaatatagcatgaacgtgaacgtgagcatagcatgaacgtgaacttgaacatagcatgaacgtgaacttgaaatataacatgaacgtgaacttgaaacatatcatgaatatgaacttgaaacatatcatgaacgtaaacttgaacatagaatgaacatgaacttgaacatagcatgaatgtgaacttgaaacatatcatgaacatgaacttgaaacatatcatgaacgtgaacttgaaatgcattaacgtgaacttgaaacatatcatgaacgtgaacttaaaacatatcatgaatgtgaacttgaaatgcATTATTATCTCATGGAGTTACCACGATgctcttgtctcatgggattaccttAATGATATTCTTATCTTATGGGGTTACCATAATGACATTCATATCTCATGGGATTATCATAATAGAGTAATCTTGTATATCCAATGTGATAATTAAAAGTGACCATGTGGGTGCTACACGAATCCCCTTAAGTCATGTGTTACTGTCGATTACCGCGTCACAGCACAAATATATGCACCAACTGTGAGTGTGTTAACATATGTGCCACaattgttgtggacacacgtgtTGTACATGCCACAATTGTTATGGTCACATGTATTATATATGCCAACAAttgttgtggacacacataTTGTAtatgtcacaattgttgtggacATATGTATTGTATGTATCTCATATCAGGTATATGAACTCGCACGAGTACCTATAAGGTGGAATGAAATATGGCTCTATTAGTGTCAGTGTCTagtgcgctccggtgaccagttaCTTAAGCTTCATTCGCAACCGTTGACtgtactttttttaactttagaGAATTTCATACTAATTTAGAAACTTCAgcttgaacaaaggagtttcattAGGATATTAACTCATCCTaacacttagggtcgtgatagaCGTAAACATTCTTGATATAACTTGAAAGGTTGTTCCCAAGATACATAAATTGTACTCGAGATGAAACATGATCTGAAATGAAAGGACAGAAGCCCTAATgtaacgtaacatgacataaatgtGAGGCGAAAGACATGACATACAATGAGCCAGAAAACATTTCGTAGcatgtaatagacaacatttcgtagcatgacataacatataacatacaatatttcgtaacatgacttAACATGTAACGTACAACATTTcacaacatggcataacatgtaaagtacaatattttgtaacatgacatacatagAACAGATAGCATTACGTAAGATGATATACTTATAACAGTTAGAAATACATGacataataaattgtataatagataatcatgaagtgacatggcatagtatgacatatatgataacatacatacatagacTGTAGTTTCATTATCCGTCACACATACGCACTaatctgatagtaagttaagaggtAACTTACAGTGATCGTCATGTTTTACGAGGTAATGCACAAAATACGAAAAATTTGAAAGTAGGAGCTCTAAATGTTATGAACTTAATTACTAACAAATAGAAACATGAAGAAATGCTAACTTatagtaaaattaccattttaccttcTACATGcgaaaaaatgaccattttttacccctaatttaagaatttcacatcctaactccgaAAGTCTCcaaggaatgtaaattttgccttaaactcaaatatcaacttagaaaaatttaaaacaaaacaaaattatgaaaaacaccATGGGGCCGAAACAATCAAatgtcatttcttttttatttttgttgcaattttatccaactccaaaacttatgattaaaccgaatattgcaacaaagatccTCATATCCttagtttaaaaatatgcttaaaacATCCAACAAGATTATAATTCACATAATCACAAAACTCTTTAGTAAaaatatccaaactttttaactaaaattcaACTCTTGAATCTCAAGGTTTTACCTGTTTCAAAGCATttccaaaaactctaaaaattcaaaagtttcttctaacatgttcataacaaAAACCTAAGAACTAACATACtttgaatcaacacataaaagtcacaaaaaatcacaaaatagcaCATGAAGCACTCGGCTTCTACCCTAAGCCAAAAACAGAATTTCTTTCCCAACTAGTtttgatcaaacacttgatcTAAGGCATTCTATGGTGagatcttcaaaaaataaacataaaatggtTTAAAATTCTGTCCTAAAGTatatccaagcattaaacttaaaatacatggataaaaataactcaaaatatggatctaactaaaaacatcaaacttttgacccaACCGTATAATATCTTGCATAAAGATTCACATATTTGGAATCGATGTCAAAAAGCTTCaaactaacatcctaacatgtagataAATGGTTTagaatcatcaaataaaaatatgaaagccATTGGATTAAGATTAAACTACAAAAAACTCAAACTTTCTAAAAACAGAAACTGtgtttcctcttccagtttctaagtatctatatttgagaaaatatttcttcaaaatctttAATCATGCAACTAATCTTGACAAAACATTCATATATagatgttaacaacactccataaaactTTCGGACCAAGAAtcgtccattagcttggtcaaaaagtTCAAAACTCATCACACCATCCAGATTGTCATCTAGATTGACCTTTCcatagttaaaataaattttgacgAATCAAACGACtatgaaatcaaacaaacaagataCCCACATAAAttagactcaaagaagaacaatgTTCATGAAGGAATCATTGTGAGATGAAACTTACAAGGGTTCCAGAAATGGCACACAAAAAGCCACTGAAAGCTGCCCAAGAGAGCTCCTAAGGGTTTTTTTGCAAGAATTTGAGTGAAAAGTGGTGAAGTGAAGGAAGTAAAGACCTGAATGCCTCTTACACATTCTGAAGAGTGAAAGGAGAGCATGAGTGACATTTTGGTGATTATGGGTTTGGCCAAAACAAAGGGCAAAACAGTGGGCAATAGTGAGTGGTTTTTAGCCAAAGAAATATCCAAtagaagggtggtggtgaggtgacCTTTGGCCTCACATCATGCATGACTTTGGGGCAAGCTTTGGGCAGAGGCTGGTCTACCATGGGTGGGAGAAAACTTACTCAAAAAGCTTTGCCAAGTAGCCAAAATTCGTTAGCCTTAATGAGCCTTGAACAAATGGGTTTCATTTGGAGTTTAGAGAAGGTTCGGTTAAGGTATGAGATGCTATCAAattcaaatcaatttttttttttttttggtccattcaaattttcaagatttaaatgGGTGGATAAGCTAAATACTTGACGGCAACTATTGAAAACCGGCAGCTAAACCGACTCTTGGAACTTAGGCACCTGCGTGAATGGAGTGAGGTAGGACGCATCTAGAAGCTCTTAAGGTCAAGGAATCCGTCAGTGCCACCCGTGTGGTCAAAAGAGTCATAGAATAGTAAGAATAAGTGCCACCCGGCAATTATTGTTTCGTGTCTTGCGACTCCTGGCTCTTTGGTTTTGACATAATAGCAAGAATTCATAGCTCAGCTAATTTGTTGCAATTGGTAAATGAGATGTAGAGATCAAATCCTAACCTTCCATTGATCAAATCCTAATCTTCACTCAAATCGACTttaacaaaatctaaaaatgatgatatttaagTTATTATATCAAgcttaagaaatgaaaaattacgCTGGAATTCACACCAGAAATTTGTGCGCTTGATCTTTGCTCAACATTGGCTATAGCAAATTCAACTTCGGCGATGTTGGCTCGAGCAAACATAATTTCTTTCcctaataataaaacaaaaggaaagttTGTGCAAACTCCGCTTGACCCGCGATTGGCCTGGGAACTTGCTCAAAACCAACTTCACATTATTCCTCACCCATTGTGCTCAAGCCGCCCCACAATGCACTCCGCTCAATCTTCGGCCATTAGAATTCTCCCCATCCTTGGTGTTAAGAGAATGGCTTTGTTTATCCGCCATCATGGGTGTCTTCCCATTGCCTCCACATTTCAAATTCCCAACACTAACAATCGGTCAAAGCTGATTTTGGAAATGGGCTCTAAAACGATTAGCATCCGCTGCTCCAATTTCAAGACACGTAATCTCGTCCCCAACCATCCATGCCTGATTCACCGATTTCCACATGTTTTCACTCTAACTTTGAAAGCAGAGTTCTATCTCTCTCGAAAGTTGAACTTGTAAAACACATTGATGGTGGCAAATCTGCTACCATCCAGCCTCATTTAGAATCATGGAAAAAAGATGGTTGTCGACTCATGTAGAACATAACACAACTTTACAAAATCCCATTATTACTTGGGGctccaagagagagagaaaactagTTATATTGAACCAGATTTCGTTGCCTTGATTTAGTTGGAGTTgtgattttcatttcttttagcCAACGAAAcacctttttcctttcttttcttgatagccaaacaaaaagggaaaaaccaGTGCTGGAGAAAGACCCAGAAAATATAACTTCTCTATATCAAATAGACTGTACAGTGCACTTACCGTTTTCTTGAATGGAATACTGGTACAAGATGGTTCATATTGGCACTGGGAAGACCattaatatacaatataaacACGATTAAGCGAAAGGACGATGATAATAGCTATTTCCGACTAGGTTGTTATAATTAACCAGAGTAGCCAAAAGCCTTCATGGCCTATGCTGCTCTTTGGTCTTCTTCAAATTCATTTAGATGCAGTGATCCCTGGCATTAACTGTAATACTACCCAGGttttactaataataatatcatttattgGATCCATCTGGGTCTAAGGTTCAATCAGATAAACCAGCATTTCTCTTGAGATGCCCCTTCAAGTCCATGATATCGCCTTCCCACCGCGTAACAGCTTGATTCTCACAAACCCATATCTCATATGCTTACCTGGTTTATGAGCCTGAAATCATGGCTAACAAGAACCATACCCCCATCCCGCTCTTTCAATGCTTCTGCCAATGAATCAATTGTCTCAATATCCAAGTGATTAGTTGGCTCATCAAGCAGCAGCAAGTGGGGCTGCCTGTCTGCCAACAATGCAAAGATCACCGTCTCCTTTGCCCGTCCAATAAATTCTTCATTGGCATCACCTGAGCTTTACCGGACAGTTCAAATTTCCCAATTGCTGCcctcatcctctcttcctca is drawn from Juglans regia cultivar Chandler chromosome 5, Walnut 2.0, whole genome shotgun sequence and contains these coding sequences:
- the LOC118348403 gene encoding secoisolariciresinol dehydrogenase-like, whose product is MNSAASSLLAPIAKRLAGKVALITGGASGIGESSARLFAQHGAKVVIADVQDELGLSICDDKSTDGAVSYVHCDVTNEPDVKNAVDTAVSKHGKLDIMFNNAGYSDPETSDICALNQEEYKKVFGVNVLGSLLGAKHAAKVMIPEKKGTILFTSSSASVTHGPTSHLYTASKHALVGLTKNLCVELGQYGIRVNCISPFGVATPMVLKRGGIDKKKFEGIVREAANLKGVVLEAGDIAEAALFLASEESKYVSGLNLVVDGGYSTTNVAFTHSIQKFFST